TACATCACTGGATACTTCACGGTTTTTCGCCGTTCAGTGCAACACCTTGATTTTAAATGACAAAACCCCGAGTTCACCTCGGGGCTTTTCTTGTTAAAAGAAGTGCCCGACCAAGTCGGGCATAACAAGTACGCCTCAAGAGGCATACCGATCCTAATTACTGATTCCAGCTATCGTCGTGAGATTCTTCAGGAAGCGGAGCTTCCGGAGTTTCACCTGTTGCAACCGGAGCTTCTTCAGCCTGTTCGACCGGCTTGAGTTCCGGAGCAGCTACGCTAGAAGTCGTTTCGGACTTTTCAGAAATTTCAACATTGCCAATGTAATTGCGAATGATTCTCGGAGTCACAAAGATGACGAGATCCTTCTTCGTGATGGCCTTGCGGCTATACTTGAAGAGGTTTCCGAGAAGCGGAATGTCCTTGAGGAACGGGATGCCGCTTTCGCTTTCCGTATTTTCGTTACGGGTAAGGCCACCGATTACGACCGTTTCACCATCAGCCACAACCACCTTGGTCTTTGCTTCCTGGGTCGAAATCACGACTTCGCCCTTTTCGTCATAGCCATAGGAGTTGTTTTCCGGATGGAGGTCGAGCAAGATGCGGTTGTCGCCAGAAACGTGCGGCGTCACCGTGAGCTTGATACCCGTTTCCACCATCTTGGTCGAAGATTCGCCGTTATCGTCAATCACGCGGATAGAAACCTTGTCACCCATGAACACCTGAGCTTCGGTGTTATCGAGCGTAGAAACCTGCGGGCTGGCGAGCACTTCCGTAGAAGCATCACCCATCAAGTTCGAAATTGCAATTTGGAGATTGTTATCCAAGAGGCTTGCCGTAATAGCGGTACTGGCGTTACCCACAGCCGGAGAAGTTCCCTTTCCGTTCGGGAAAGACTGAATGGCACCGCTGATTCGGCTAGATCCAGCCGTTGCGCCACCAGAAGCCACTGCCGTACCCGGCGTAAGTGCAGCAGAACCCATCGTAGCAGTCCAGTCCACACCGAGTTCGCGAGCAAGTTCGCTGTTCACGACCACGAGCTTTGCGGTAATCATGATCTGGAGCGTTTCGACGTCAAGTTCGGTCAAAGCGTTGCCCATCTGCTCGATTTTGCTTTCCGTATCGTAAACGATGATGGAGTTCGTGCGTTCCACGACAGAAATCTTGCCGCGGTTGGACTTCATGTTTTCAAGCACCTTGACAAGTTCATCAGCCTTGGCGTGATGCACCTGGAAGTTCTTACGAACGAGCGGAGCAGTCATTTCGGCCTGATTTTCTTCGTCAGCAAGCTTTTTCTGCTTAGCCTGGTAGGTACTCTGGCGCTGGATTGAAATGTACTTGTCCTGAATAACCCACGTGAGGTCATTCATGTTACAAATAATGTCCAAGGTTTCTTGCCATGTTTTCTTGGTCACGCGCAAGCTGATTTTACCTTTGACATCGGGGGCTATCAAAATGTCCACGCCAGCAATCACCGACACAGAGCGGAAAATAGCTTCGTAGTCCATGTTGACGAAGTTGAAGTCATATAATTTCTTATTCGGAGCAACCGAGCCCTCAGCGGGAGCCGCCCAAGCGGTAGCAAAACTTGCCACCATGATAAGAATCGTCAGAATTTTAGTCAGCTTTTTCACTTTTGACCCCCAAATTTATCGGGAAGACCCATAGAGTAGCGACGGCTCACCCCGAATTCCTGAATCAAGAAGAGCACATCAGTTTGTGTAATTTTAAGAACCTTTCCGTTCATGATCTTATCGCCTTCCTTAAGCGTATAAGACACACCCGGATTCTTGGTTTCGACGAGAATAGCCACCGGCTCCTCGGCTTCCCAAATAATACCCACCAATTCAACCTGGTCGATATTGATACCTTCTTCAACCAAGCCCTTGATTTCAACAAACGGATCACGACGACCGAAGGAACTGTAAGTCACACGATCTTCGTAAAGAACATCAAGAGCACTTCCAACAGGTTTCATCCCCTGCGTAAGCGTTTCACCGCGTTCCTGGTCCACCTTTTTGAGGCGTTCCATCTGCACGGCAGAAAGCTCATCTGTAAAGCTTACGGCACGACGGTTCACATAACCAATCCTGTTGCCAATTTGCACCTTGCGATAGAGACCTGTCAAATCCATATTCACGAGGCGGTCACCAAAGACAACACGCTGCATGACTTGAGACTTTTCGCTCGGAGCTGCAAAGAATTCCGTTTCGTCAGCAACGACAATCAATTCGCGCAATACCGGGCGCAAATGGAATGTCTGGGTGCTAGCCACAACCTTCTTGCTATCCTTTTCGTAAGACTTCACAAATTCCGAGAATTCCGGAACAGCATCCGGAGACTTCATCCAGTCACGAACATAGATACCGTTCGGACGAGCGCTCCAGAACACAAAGCCATCGCGACGGACCGCATTTTCAGCAGTCTGCAAAATCAAGGCGCCTTCCTGCACCAAAATAGCGGGCTTTGCCCCAGCCGAAAGCTGGATGTTGAGACCATCCATATCCCAGTAAACAGACTTGACGAGAGATCCTGCACCAACCTTGAACACAGGAGAACGTTCCGGTCCTTTAATAGCAACTTTTATAATAAAGGTGCTATTCGGCATAGAAATCTTATCGATGCTCAACCTAGTATTAGCAACCAAGCGGAACTGTTCCATGCCAGAACCGATAATCACCGTCATTTCCTTAAGACCTTCGAGCAGGGCAGAAACTCCAGTCGGAGCCGCGGCCTGGGCGATATTGTCGCGAGTAGCCTTTTCAGCGGCTTTGCGTTCGAGCAGGGCTTGCTTTTCGGCAGCCTTGCGTTCAGCAGCCAAGCGCTTTTCTTCTTCGCGAGCAGCCTTACGGTCAAGAGCGGCTTGCTTTTCAGCGGCCTTGCGATCTAGAAGAGCCTGTTTTTCGGCGGCCTTGCGTTCGGCAGCCATGCGCTTTTCCTCGTCACGAGCGGCCTTTTCTGCAGCTTTCTTGTTGTTTGCATAAAGCTTCGAAAGCGTCCAGGACTTGCCTTCCTTTGATGCAAACTTCAATAAGAAGCTCGACTTGTCCAAGCCAATCGCATTCTTGTCCGTATTGACGGATGCCCCCACCGGCATACGAATCATCAAGAAATTCATACCACGATAGGGTTCCTTAGTAACACTCATGGCACGAATAAACGGTGACGAAACGTCAATGTTGTAGCTACCCACACCAAGGGCAAAATCCGTTTCGGAAAAACCGACCGTCAACATTTTCGAAGCGTTTTCATACTTCTGGAAGAATGTCGGCAAATTCTTGTCAGAGGCAAACTGGAATTCCAGCTGACAAGTCTTCGCGCAATTAAAGCGGACATCCTTAATAAGCGCAGCCTGCAGAGCTACGGCACTCGATAATAGCATAAGAAGGAACTTGCATTTCATTATTTGCCAACCTTCTTGGATGTATAAGTGGTCAAGTTGAAGTTCACCGACATGGTAATCGGAGTCCAACCGTGAGATTCAGCCTTCTGCACTTCGGCAGCAATGCCAGAGTAGCGGGAAAGCTTCAAGTTCGAAATTGCAGTCGGATAGTTGAAGTTTGCAATTTCAGCAAACAAATATCCGAGCATGTGGTAACCGGAATTGACCGCAATGGAATAGCGGTTTTCAACATAGTGTTCTCTTTCAGAACGACCTTCCGGATTAAACTTCTGGATCTGCACACCAGAGCTACGCAACACAGAATAAAGGTCCTGCAAACGCAGCGGAACTTTTTCTTCTTCTGGGAACATTTCCTTCAATTTCTGGAAATCCTTTTCGGCCTGAGCCAATTGCATTTCGAGTTCAGCCACACGATGCTTTTTGGACTCAATCTTAGCAAGTTCGCTCTTAGCGGACTTCAACTGGCCATCAAGATTTTCATATTCAATTTGGAACGGATCCCACACATACGCATACACTGAATATCCCATAAGCAGGATGGCAACAATCATCGCAATGCAGTATACGTTCTTTTTGTCTTTAAAATCAATATTAAGGTTGCCCATATCAACCCTCCTCTCCAAGATCGCGTTTGAGTTCGACCTTGAGTGTAAAGCTGTAGGCCTCGTCGCCGTCTACCTTGGTTGTCGAGATGGAAACAAGCGAGACTTTCTCTACGCTGATCTGCTTTTCTAGCTTGACCATATATTCCGCAACTTCGGAAAAGTCAAACGTCGTGCCCCTCATTTCGAGGTTAAATTCGCCCACCTGCGACAAGCTCAAAAGCCACATGTTCGGGGGCAACACAGAAGAAATGTTCTCGAACAGCACTACCCAGCGTTTTTTGCTGATCTGGATAGACTTGAGCGCATTGATCTTTGTATTGATAATGGACTGGTGCTTTTCGAGTTCGCTAATCTTCTTGAGCAACGGGCGTTCACGTTCAACCGAGGCTCGCACGGACTGGAGTTCAGATTCAGTACTTGCAATTTCCTGCAATGTGTAAGCATAAACGAACACAGATGCAAAAATAGCAAGAATAAAAAAGATTGTAGGCCACACGATACGACGGTCGGTAAGCCACGTCAAGTCCTTTTGCTTTTTGCGATTGTCGCCCGGCAAAAGGTTGATCGTAATTGCAAGAGCCTTATTGGCACTTTTAATTTTTTTCTTAGCCATTAGAACTTCCTCATTGCAAGTCCCAAAGCCGGGGCGTAAATGTTAGACAAGGCAACCGACATACCTTCCTTATCGACCACGCTAGAATCACATTCTACAGAACGGAAGGGGTTAACGGTTCCCGTTTCGATTCCGGTCTTTTCGGCAATGTATTCCAAGAGACCCGGAACAGTAGCACCGCCGCCGCCAATCAAGATTCTTTCGAGCGGGCGAGAATCTTCGGCAGAAGAATGGTAACGGATACCAAATGTAATTTGCGACATCAATTCGTCAAATGCAACATTCATTGCATCTTCTAGAACAGAGATTGCTACGTTATCAACAACCTTCAAGTCATTTTTCTCGAAAATTTCATGGCATTTCTCGGCAGAAATGTCAAGGTTCGAAGATAGTTTGTTGACAATAACATTCAACGCACCACCATTCATGGATCGAACAGAATGGAAAGTACCGTCTTGGATAAAGCCCACACTCATCTTGTTATCGCCGATATTGAAGATAGCCGTCGTCTTCTTGCGGTCTTCTTCAGAAGCGGTCATAACAAATGAATTCATCAAGCCAAAAATATCGACATCCAAGGCCGAAAGTTTAACGCCCTTGCGTGTAAAGAATTGAACCCAAGAATCAAGCATGGCGCTCTTTGCAGCAACCACGTTCACCTTGACTTCTTCCCCTTCACGAGAAACAACTTCGTAGTCCAGAACGTTGTCCTGGTCGTCGAAAGGCGGACGGGACTGCGCAGTCTGGACGATAACAGCGTCTTCGTTACTGTTTTTCGGAACCTTGATCGAGAGGCGGTCCACAAGCACGCCACCTTCACCGGCACCGCAGTTCACCGAAGCCACAACATCCACATTTTCATCAATCGAATGGCGAAGCATCAACTTGGAGAACGCTTCGCCCAACTTGTCGAAGCCGTCCTTCTCTTTCTTCCCTCCGTTATCCGCCGCCAAATCGTCGGACTCACGTCTTTGAATTATACCATTGATGATGGAGCCTGCCGGAACAGGTTCCAAGTCCACTTCGCGCACGATTCTTTTACCGTTAGCATCATGGTAGACCTTAACGTACTTGATGCTGTAGTGGCCAACATCTATGCCAACAGTTTCGCGCTCTCCACGAATTCTAGCAATCAACCCTAAAGCCAAAATAAACTCCGATAGGAAACAATACTATGTAAATTTTACTTTCATAAACAGCGAATGTCAAGAGAAAAATGAACTCTAAATCATATAAATCTAAGTTAGAACGTCATTTGGAGCCTTTTTCTTCATTTTTGATTTGCGATTTACCTCAAAAATGTACTGTAAGACTCGTTCCTGAGTCCAAGCATACGATCCAGTAAACACTGCCGAAATAGAGTTATATAGTGGAAAATCGGGATTTCGGTGACCAAGATTGTTCAAAACCCTAACATCCACATTCTGTTCACCAAAAGTCGGAAGTTCAAACGTGATCGAAAACCGCTGGTCCGGCTTACAGTCCTCGGCAAGTCCGAGCAAAATACCGCCAGCCGACAAGTCATAGAGCACGCCCGAATGTTTTTCACCATTGGAGAACGTAGCCACAACCGGAAAATCGACAACTTCACGAAGCCACTTACGCAGCTGTTCCTTGTCGAGCTTGTCACTGTGGTTTAAGACCAAGATATCTGAAGAGACGGCCTGCACTGGTAGCCTGATCGAATAAACGGCGTCATTCGCGCGAGTCCAGCGGATAAGGACATGCGTTCCCAACAGCGATTTTGCAAGCCCTGGATTGCAGTCCATCTTTATACTCCAAATTTTTTCCGAACGAGCATAAATTTTTGCGCGTTTAAAGACCTGCCCGCCTTCGACTTCCAAATCCACACGATCGTCCACATTGAACTGCCTTGTCGAGCAAACCATCGTCAGTGGATTGGAACCCGTAAAATCCATTTTGCGCCTTAATCCTGCAATCGCATCAAGCGTTTCATCGCGGACAGAGAACACATTACGGATGCGGTAAAACTCCGAGACCGCGGCTTCAAAAAGTCCAGAAGAATTCAGCACGGCGTCCTTGTTCTCGAACTTGGACGAACGCACCAGCTTTTCCAAAGTACGCACTTCTTTGGGCGTAAACTGGAACGCCTTGATCTTCTCGTCGAACGAATCTGTACCAAACATCACTTCATTTTCGCGACGATTGTACATGAGCTGAATTTCAATCAGCACAAGCGCTACAAACGGAAGAACCGGAAGTATATAGAATTGGAAAATTTTCCAAACTTCATGAAGAACGCTACCCATCGATCCTCACTTATTACAATTCCGTCCAGACACCATTGATGAAGGTGGCGAGTATGGACGACGGGAGTTCCTTGCCCACAAGCGGAGAATTGCAAACGTGACCGGCAAAATCACTTTCGACGACCATGTGCGGTCTATCCGGCGCAAACACGACAACGTTGTTTGCAGCAGGTTCAGAACAGGCCAAACGAGCTGGTGCAGTCGAAAGAAGTTCGATAGCGCGAGCCTCGCCCACCTTAGCCACAAGTTTATTCCAAATTGCAGGGAGTGCAACTTCCAAGGAAAGAGCGCCCGGCACAGAATCTTCGAAGTTCACGACGGTATCTTGACGGAGCACCGGCGTATGGTTCATGCTAATGGCATTAACGGTTCCATCAACAACGCCCTGCCACAAAGCATCGCGGTCAGCAGCCGAACGGATCGGCGGCAAGATGTGGTAAGCAGAATCCAGCGTTTCAAGGCAAGAATCATCCAACAGCAAGTGGTAAAGCCCAACGTCGCATGTAACATCAATGCCGTTCTTGCGGGCATTGCGAACAAGTTCCAATGTTTCGCCGCAGGTCACTTGTTTGAAGTGTACCGGCACCTGCAAGAATCGCGCAGCCTCAAGCACCGTGTATGCAGCAATCGTTTCTGCAATACGAGGAATGCCCTTCATGCCAAGCATGTCGGAATAAGCGCCTTCGTGAACACAACCGCTGTGGCGGAGCGTCTTGTCCATCGGCTGGAAGAAAAAACGCTTGCCCGTCATCTTGCCGTATTCCATCGCCAAGCGGAGGAACCTTGAATGCGGAATCACGCCATTGCCATCGCCAAAACCAGCGACACCAGCTTCGGCAAGTTCAACCATTTCAGCCAAACTATCTGTACCAAAGCCCTTGCTATAAGCACCAAGGAACTTTATATCGAAAGCGCTTTCGCCGCGTTCTTCGGACTTGAAGCGGTTTACCATGGCAGTAAACTTGTCTGCATCGTCAATCGGGTTTGCGGCACTTTCATAAAGGCCACCGTAAAAACCGCCCTTGCGCATTGCATCAAAGCCATCGACAAACGTATAAACGTCATCGCGAAGCGGTTCCATAAAATCAAGGCCAAGCCCAAAGAGGGCAGGCATTACAAGAGCGCCGTTACAGTCAAATTCACTCGTTTCGGCATTTTCGCAAACATTCAGGCGAACTTCGTTCTGAAGTTCAAAAGACTTGCCATTCCAGAACTTTGCATTTTTCAGAACGACATTCACAAGACGACCCTTACAAGGTTTACGCATTTTCATTGTTGCGACCTCCAGCCAAAAGGAAGAGAACGGCCATACGGACGGCGACACCGTTGGTCACCTGATCAAGAATTACAGAATGTTCGCCATCGGCGATATCGGAATCGAGTTCCACGCCGCGGTTGATTGGACCCGGATGCATGATGATGACCTTGTCCTTAGCGCATTCGAGGAGTTCTTCCGTGATGCCGAACGTGTTACGATATTCGCGCATGCTGGGGAGAAGGGCATCGTCCATGCGTTCTTTCTGCAAACGGAGAGCGATGATGGCATCGGCGTTAGCGACAGCCTTCTTCACATCCGGTTCCCACGTCACATGATTCATGAGGTCCGTATTGCGCGGAACAAGCGTCGAAGGTCCGCAGAGCGTCACATGAGCGCCCATCGTGGACATGCCCCAGAGGTTACTGCGGGCCACGCGGCTATGGCGGATATCGCCAATGATTGTCACGTTCTTGCCTTCGAGCGTCCCAAGCTTTTCTTCAATCGTCAGCATGTCGAGAAGAGCCTGCGTCGGGTGTTCGTGCGCACCGTCGCCAGCGTTCACAATAATCGCGTTGCTATTGTCTGCAAGGAACTTCGGCACGCCCGTTCCCTTGTGGCGCACAACGACAATGTCAATCTTCATCGCTTCGATATTGCGGAGCGTATCCACAAGCGTTTCGCCCTTCTTGACACTGGAGTTGGAGCTTGCGAAGTTCACCGTATCGGCAGAAAGGCGCTTTTCGGCAAGTTCAAAGCTAGTGCGCGTGCGGGTACTGTTCTCGAAGAACAAGTTCACGACCGTCATGCCCCGGAGGCTCGGAACTTTCTTGACCGGGCGTTCGAGAATTTCGCGGAACTGTTTCGCATGGTCCAGAATCAATCGGATATCATGCTTGGACACTCCACGGAGTCCAAACAGGTGTTTAATTTCCAAAGCGCTCACGCTATGCCTCCACTTCTACGAGATAAACGGAATTTTCTTTGTCAATCGGGTCGATTGCCACGCGGACTTCCTGATTCTTTGCAGTTTCGACCGTAAGGCCTACGCAATCAGGCGCAATCGGGAGTTCGCGATGTCCACGGTCCACCAGCACGCAAAGGCGGATAGCTGCCGGACGGCCAAGGTCCAAAATCGAACGCATGGCGGCAAGAGCCGAGCGCCCCGTGTAAAGCACGTCATCCACAAGAATGACCGTCTTGTTTTCGACCGAGGCGGGCATTTCGGTAAAGCGCATTTCGGTCGCCACTTTTTGGCGGTAGTGGAAGTCGTCACGATAATACGTGGCATCGAGGCTGCCCATTTCGATGGGCTTTCCAAACTTTTGGGAGAGGCGTTCCGTTAGCTTTTTTGCCAGCGGAATACCGCGACTAGCCATGCCGAGGACAATCATGTTATCGGCAGACGGATGCATTTTCGCTATTTTTGCAGCCATTTCGTCGAGCGCAAATTCCATCGTCTGCGCCGAAAGAAGCTCGCTTACTTTTTTGCAATTATCATTCATATTAATAGTAGGAAGTAGACAGTAGGAAGTAGTCAGTTGTTAATGGTTAATAAAGA
This region of Fibrobacter succinogenes genomic DNA includes:
- a CDS encoding aspartate carbamoyltransferase catalytic subunit, yielding MSALEIKHLFGLRGVSKHDIRLILDHAKQFREILERPVKKVPSLRGMTVVNLFFENSTRTRTSFELAEKRLSADTVNFASSNSSVKKGETLVDTLRNIEAMKIDIVVVRHKGTGVPKFLADNSNAIIVNAGDGAHEHPTQALLDMLTIEEKLGTLEGKNVTIIGDIRHSRVARSNLWGMSTMGAHVTLCGPSTLVPRNTDLMNHVTWEPDVKKAVANADAIIALRLQKERMDDALLPSMREYRNTFGITEELLECAKDKVIIMHPGPINRGVELDSDIADGEHSVILDQVTNGVAVRMAVLFLLAGGRNNENA
- a CDS encoding PilN domain-containing protein, which translates into the protein MAKKKIKSANKALAITINLLPGDNRKKQKDLTWLTDRRIVWPTIFFILAIFASVFVYAYTLQEIASTESELQSVRASVERERPLLKKISELEKHQSIINTKINALKSIQISKKRWVVLFENISSVLPPNMWLLSLSQVGEFNLEMRGTTFDFSEVAEYMVKLEKQISVEKVSLVSISTTKVDGDEAYSFTLKVELKRDLGEEG
- a CDS encoding type 4a pilus biogenesis protein PilO, with the protein product MGNLNIDFKDKKNVYCIAMIVAILLMGYSVYAYVWDPFQIEYENLDGQLKSAKSELAKIESKKHRVAELEMQLAQAEKDFQKLKEMFPEEEKVPLRLQDLYSVLRSSGVQIQKFNPEGRSEREHYVENRYSIAVNSGYHMLGYLFAEIANFNYPTAISNLKLSRYSGIAAEVQKAESHGWTPITMSVNFNLTTYTSKKVGK
- the pyrR gene encoding bifunctional pyr operon transcriptional regulator/uracil phosphoribosyltransferase PyrR: MNDNCKKVSELLSAQTMEFALDEMAAKIAKMHPSADNMIVLGMASRGIPLAKKLTERLSQKFGKPIEMGSLDATYYRDDFHYRQKVATEMRFTEMPASVENKTVILVDDVLYTGRSALAAMRSILDLGRPAAIRLCVLVDRGHRELPIAPDCVGLTVETAKNQEVRVAIDPIDKENSVYLVEVEA
- the pilQ gene encoding type IV pilus secretin PilQ, with amino-acid sequence MKKLTKILTILIMVASFATAWAAPAEGSVAPNKKLYDFNFVNMDYEAIFRSVSVIAGVDILIAPDVKGKISLRVTKKTWQETLDIICNMNDLTWVIQDKYISIQRQSTYQAKQKKLADEENQAEMTAPLVRKNFQVHHAKADELVKVLENMKSNRGKISVVERTNSIIVYDTESKIEQMGNALTELDVETLQIMITAKLVVVNSELARELGVDWTATMGSAALTPGTAVASGGATAGSSRISGAIQSFPNGKGTSPAVGNASTAITASLLDNNLQIAISNLMGDASTEVLASPQVSTLDNTEAQVFMGDKVSIRVIDDNGESSTKMVETGIKLTVTPHVSGDNRILLDLHPENNSYGYDEKGEVVISTQEAKTKVVVADGETVVIGGLTRNENTESESGIPFLKDIPLLGNLFKYSRKAITKKDLVIFVTPRIIRNYIGNVEISEKSETTSSVAAPELKPVEQAEEAPVATGETPEAPLPEESHDDSWNQ
- the pilM gene encoding pilus assembly protein PilM; protein product: MALGLIARIRGERETVGIDVGHYSIKYVKVYHDANGKRIVREVDLEPVPAGSIINGIIQRRESDDLAADNGGKKEKDGFDKLGEAFSKLMLRHSIDENVDVVASVNCGAGEGGVLVDRLSIKVPKNSNEDAVIVQTAQSRPPFDDQDNVLDYEVVSREGEEVKVNVVAAKSAMLDSWVQFFTRKGVKLSALDVDIFGLMNSFVMTASEEDRKKTTAIFNIGDNKMSVGFIQDGTFHSVRSMNGGALNVIVNKLSSNLDISAEKCHEIFEKNDLKVVDNVAISVLEDAMNVAFDELMSQITFGIRYHSSAEDSRPLERILIGGGGATVPGLLEYIAEKTGIETGTVNPFRSVECDSSVVDKEGMSVALSNIYAPALGLAMRKF
- a CDS encoding dihydroorotase: MKMRKPCKGRLVNVVLKNAKFWNGKSFELQNEVRLNVCENAETSEFDCNGALVMPALFGLGLDFMEPLRDDVYTFVDGFDAMRKGGFYGGLYESAANPIDDADKFTAMVNRFKSEERGESAFDIKFLGAYSKGFGTDSLAEMVELAEAGVAGFGDGNGVIPHSRFLRLAMEYGKMTGKRFFFQPMDKTLRHSGCVHEGAYSDMLGMKGIPRIAETIAAYTVLEAARFLQVPVHFKQVTCGETLELVRNARKNGIDVTCDVGLYHLLLDDSCLETLDSAYHILPPIRSAADRDALWQGVVDGTVNAISMNHTPVLRQDTVVNFEDSVPGALSLEVALPAIWNKLVAKVGEARAIELLSTAPARLACSEPAANNVVVFAPDRPHMVVESDFAGHVCNSPLVGKELPSSILATFINGVWTEL
- a CDS encoding PilZ domain-containing protein, which translates into the protein MGSVLHEVWKIFQFYILPVLPFVALVLIEIQLMYNRRENEVMFGTDSFDEKIKAFQFTPKEVRTLEKLVRSSKFENKDAVLNSSGLFEAAVSEFYRIRNVFSVRDETLDAIAGLRRKMDFTGSNPLTMVCSTRQFNVDDRVDLEVEGGQVFKRAKIYARSEKIWSIKMDCNPGLAKSLLGTHVLIRWTRANDAVYSIRLPVQAVSSDILVLNHSDKLDKEQLRKWLREVVDFPVVATFSNGEKHSGVLYDLSAGGILLGLAEDCKPDQRFSITFELPTFGEQNVDVRVLNNLGHRNPDFPLYNSISAVFTGSYAWTQERVLQYIFEVNRKSKMKKKAPNDVLT